A stretch of DNA from Coccidioides posadasii str. Silveira chromosome 1, complete sequence:
CTCTGTTGTCGGCGTTGAAAGGTAAGATGATAGGTCTGTTGTAGTGAGTAGGTTGCTGGTTACAGGAACAGTGGATATGTTTGGTTGACTGTCGATGTGGCTTTGTTGGCTTGGGATTTGGGGCGGGTTTGATGACGCACTGTAGCTTAAATTGCTAGTTTGGGGTAGAAGCTGCACAGCGCTACGAGCAGGGTTAGGGCGACCATCTATTATATTTCCATCTTTGTCAGCTAATCGTCGGGAATTAAAGAGGCGTATAGACCGGGAAAGAAGCATTCGACGTACCAAGTTCAGTGCTTGTACGGCTTTCTGCAAGGATAGACTGCGCGGCTTTGACCGGTGCCGCGTCAGACGCGATTTCCAGTGCGGCCCCCAGAGTGGATATACTTGACGGCGTGAATGAGGTCGATGTGCCCGTTGAAAAAACGTCACTTTTGGCTATACTATCCATCGCACTCCTAGCGACAGGGGACTGTATCCCTCCCGAATCGAGACGCGTCATTGAAGCCTGGATACTCGACTCTGGAGGAGGCGTCTCGCCGCCGTGGGTTTGAGGATTCAAGCGTAGATCTATAGAGTTAGCAGTAATGCCCATTGTCTGTTTGGGCGGAATGTAGCGTTGCTGTCTACGCTGAGGCTTTGCAAACGGTAGCTCTCTCTTTGGAGGAAGCTGCTCGATTAACGACCCTGCATCAAGGAAGATTGGGGCCGTCGACGGCCGTTCAGAGGAGTTTTCATATTCCGAACGTGCGTTTTTATTCATAACTTGTGTGTTCCTCGACGGTTGAGTTGTACCTAGAGCCGAAGAAGATCCCTATTTGCGTAAATATGTGCATGTTAGTTATGAATCACATGTTGTTAATAAACTTATGCTTGAGAAACCGAAATCCGCGAGCCGTCCCCGATGATGGCGTAGTTATAGAGGGATGAATGGTTTTGCAAAGTTTACTTACGATGGTAGATGGACGCGTCTCTGGCACTGTAGCTGGAACTGCTCGTATACTGTGGCTTCCGGCCTGGGATGAAGGCATTCCCAACACAGGAGACGCTGTGCTATGAGGCCAACTTGCTGTGTTTGGTCTTGTGAGGAATGCAGTCGATGGTGGAAAGCTACCAGCGGTCGATTCGGTTATAGGACATCCGACTTCGCTCAAAATCGAGACAGCCTTGCGGTAATCGGCATCAGAAGTGAATTTCAGCTGAAATCTGCGGATCTATTAACGCGATTAGTGTTTCTTTTAAAGTGTGACTTCTGTAGACAGCTCTGCGATGAGCTCCACACCTGATTGACACGCGTAGGATACCGGATAGCAAGGCAAGGAGACTTGACGAGCACGGCGATGGGGGCCTTTGAACTCGAAATCTGTATCTGGCTCGATGAGCTCGCCACTGCTTCTCTCGCGAGGGCATCGAGATCCAGATCTTCCTGAGGATGTGATTTCCGGATCAGTAAAGGATCCTCACTGAAGATACACATTGCCATTGCCCCCTCAACGCACCAGGACATCCAGTCCTCGCAGCACCTTCAGGGTAGGGCTCCCCGTTGTCCATGACGAGCCATTCTCTCGAACTTGGGTACGACCAAAAACCGCCCTTAAGTCGACACCGCCAGATATATGAGTCCAGCCGAGAGGAGAGGTTCGATCCGTAGTCGTTGTAACGTAAGAGAACTTGAGCACCGTTAACGAAAGGGGAATACCTCCTGGGCTTTCCATGGTGAGCGAGGAGAAATGCTAGCAGAAAGGCCCTTGTATATGCTAGTTATATACAAGGACGTAGATTTATCTTTTGATATCCTACAAGAGAGGAAGATATCAAATTACCCTGAGCTGGATAACTACACCTCCACTGATATTGCGCGACTGCCTAAAGAGGAATATACACACAGTTCTGGCTCTTTCGACGCGACCAAGTTCATCCTGCAGGGCTCTAACAGCCGCCTGGGCGATCGAAGCCTTCCAACAGTAGAGGCATATAGGCCATTTTAAGGGCAAGGACGCTACGATATCCATATCCACCGGCTGACCGGTGCGGCCATCATCCCAGACCAGGCTCAACCCCGAGACAACGGTTGGGAGTGGATTACATCATCAGAGAGACACTCCGGAATAACATATATCCGACGGAACTTGCTTACCTAACGGGACTAGCGTTTCCCAAAGCGGTTTAGTACCATCCCTTGGCGGCCCCCACCGCGCCCACAACATAAAATTTCTGTCACGTGCTTTCTTCGCTTTTTCACAACCTTTTCATGTCCACGTGATTTGTGCCTGCCCTTCATCCAATCAGCGTTTTGTTGTGAATATCTGTGGTGGTGGATTAACTTTCACGTGACCATGTCTTTCTCCCGGCAGCAGCTCGAGACCGACGGCCGCTACTTCGCGGAGAGCTTGAGCGCTGCGTACTCGCAGTCTGGGTAAGCTTCGCTTCGTGTGCCAGCTCCGGTCGCATTCTTCGCCTTCGTTTCCGTTCCCCCTTACGGATACTGATTATTTTCCCTTCCAGACGGGTCTATTCCTGGCCCCTAAACCCTGCTCTGGGTTGGCGCATTGGGAACAAGCGGGTTAGCCCGCAGGCCCTGTTCAGAGAGGTTGGGCGCCGCGGGGGATATCACCAGGCCTCCGTGGACAAGAGGCACTGGTGGGCAATCGCCCAGGCAGTGGGCATTGTAGCCGGAGCGGCAGGGGCCCTGTCGTTCCACGTAAAGCGCCTCTACGAAGAGCGGCTCCTGTAAGCATACCATCCTccttacggagtacaacaTTCCCCTTTGGATGCTCCTTTGAGATTGCTGTAAGGCTACTGCTGACTCTGCTTGAACCTTCTAGGGACCTGGAGGCCCGCACTGTTGGCTTCGTTGGGCCACAAGCAGTTGCTGGTGAGTTGATCACGCCATCGCACACTCCATCTCACTTTTCTCTCCAAGTGTTCCTTTGTTGGCGGTGTCTTCCGGTTGCCATGGACTTCTTGCCAAAACACTAACAAGGCTTTGTCAGCTGCTGCAGCTCcagctcctcctcctcctcctcctcctcctcctcctccatctCTTCCCCCTCCACCGCTTCCACACCCTCCTCAAGCCGCTTCCTTCGATCCTCCTTCGTTTCCTCCATCGTCCTCAACGATGGCAACTCCTGCGGCTGAACCCGCTCCTTCAGAAGCGCGCGGAGATTCCCGCCCTCCAACCCCAGACCCCGGCCCGCCAACCATTGTTCTTGATCGTACCGGTAAGTGGCATCTCTAAACAAGCTATATTCGCCTTTATCGGCCAGTACTGACGCGTTAACTTGCTAGGGGGGGATATCTATCACCGGTCCTATATGGGCCTTAAATCAAGAATCCCAGAAGAGGTCGAGCAAGGGCTGTACCATCTGGTACGCCTCTCAGATATACACCAAGAAGTGTTGCTCTTCGACGAGTACTCGGGACTTGCAGAGGCATTGCTCCAGCAGATCTTAACCATCGGGGAGCTAGTTCACGGTATCTCCTGGGAACCAAACTACGATTACGCGTATTTCAACGATGAGTACAAAGCAAACGCGCGTTTTGACGATCTCTGCGCCGAAGGAACGTTCGATTTGCTCGATCGCCTCCGCCGACTTGAAGTCATCTTCCCTCAAGCAGATGTTCTGGATGACGAGACTAATACCAAGCTTCGCTTAGTCAACGAGGCCGCATTGGTCCTCAGAAATATGTGTCAGGTCGACCTCAATGCTCATTTTTTGAAAGAGCTTCCTCTAGCGAGAGACACCGCGACCATCGTGCTCAAGCTTCCCCCTATGCCTGTGTTTAACGAAATGAAAAACCACATGCTTGAGGTGGTGTCTGAGGCTTGTCTATGGTGGCCCTTGTGGGACAACGACCATCTTTTCTGTACTCTGATGCTATATTTGGACTCCAAAGACCGCTTCCACCTGCTCACTGCTCTAAAGGCACTGGTAATGTTCTCTTACGAGCTCGAAGGCATCAAGAAATTCGGCCTGGCAAAGAGTGTGTTTACCACGCTGATAGACTACCTTTACCTTGAGCAAGATCCGGAGTTGATGTCGGCGGTACTCGATTTTATCTATCAATATGTTTGCGAGCCGGATAATGTTGCGTTCATCCTCGAAAACTTTGATCTTCCCACAACGCTGATTCCACGTCTTGTCGCCCTGTTGCTGTATGATGCCGAACGTCAACACGAAATCAGAGTTTACGCCGACGAGCAGAAACGCCCCACCCCGACCCGAATCACAATCCCTCCCGAGAGATGCGTCAACAGTTTGCTAGGATTCCAAGAACCTGAACGCACTGCACGCTGGGCCCAATGCGTTTTTCAGGAGGATTCAGAGGGTGAAATTGCTCAAAGGGCTGTGTGGGTTGCCTATCAGCAGACTTTTACCGATTTCCTGAAGCCCGAACATTCACCTCTTCTTCCTGCTCCAGACTTCATCAACACCGTCACCCATGCCTTTAGCATTGCTCGGGCTCGCGTGATTAATGAAGGAGAACAAGGTCAAAAGTTTGTTATCCAAGGAATCCGTCCTAGAGACGTTTGTCGAGATATGAATGGCTTCCCTTACTATTATTGCAAGTGGAGAGTGCCAAAAAATCCCAAACCGGCAGCAAGCGATGAACTCCCTGCGCTCCCTCCCAATGCAGACGCGGGTAAAGCACAAGGCGCCTCGGTGGCCGATGGTCAGGGTACTGCGTCCAGCAGCCAGTCCTCGGCACCAACTCCTCCCACCAATTATCGGCCGTCAACTGCTGAGGATGAGAAAAATGAACAGCCAGCTCCAGGTAGGGCTTGGGAGAAAGCCACGGTGGCGGGCGCACCGGTTTATCCACAAGGGCCGCCAAAACCGCGCAATCCTGAGAACGACAAACGTCTTGCCGATGAGACTCCAGCACGAATCCCACAGTATCTCGAGCTAAGTGACCTCAGTATTACTGGCCACTCCATGAATCATCCCGACTTGGAATACTGTAACCGCGTTTGGGTTGACCCAGAGAAATACCGAAAGCACGTGTTGTGCGTCCATATGGGAATTCGAAACTCGACGGATGGCAACTGGTATCCATTCGATCGGTTCAAGAAGGTCCCCAATCCAGTCTGCCATTTCGATAAATGTGAGGAATTCGAGAAACCAACTAAGAATCTCAACTTGGTCGCTGCCCATGTTTCCGGCCATCTTCCACCGCTCATCAACATGGAAGACACTCCCCTCGAATGGGGTCGACCATTTTTCTATCCAAAGCGCTTCATCCGCTGGGATTATTTCGCCACCCCACAGGACGAAAACAAGGAGCCCTACGGCATCGCGTACAAGGCACTACTCATCATGCGAAACATCCTGCAGAATACCCCTCGAACCAAACCCAAAGGTCGCTTCGAAGGCACTGAATCATGGGGCGTTGCATTGTACTATTCCAGGCGCGCAAGATTGCTCGAGGTGGCTGACCTTAACCCTACTCTTCGCAAGGAAATCTTCGATTTCGTTAACGACATCGACAATTCTCGTTGGGGTTTTATTTTCGAGCTTTAAGGGTACCAAGAcggggaagaagaagggaaaaaaaaaggagagagagaaaatcaaaaaatcATGAATCCTGAAGGAGTCTTCCTGTGTTATGTCCTAGCTACGGCTCATAATTTGTCTTGGAGGTGTTCTTGTATGGCGCGATGACTGCTAATTTTCTCAGTTCGTTCCCGGCTTTGCTTCAAGGGTTAGAAAACAAGTGCAAAACACAGCGGGGAGTTTATGGATGGATAACTCAGCCGGCCTGTCGCTgagatttttctttgaaatgCTGATGGTGAAAGGTTGGTGGTTTTCTGAAATGCCTTTCATTGTAATAGGGATCCTGGTCTTGATGCAAAATACTCCTGTACGATTAGTGAAATTGATTTGAATGACACGATCCCAGTTGAGAACTCAAAATTTACTCCATCCTAATCCTTGCTGTGGACATCTGTGTTTTCCCATCGATAATAATGAAACCCCTAGGTGGAGGAAAGATTACCTATTCATATTCATTTCATCGAAGGAAGCTATATAGTCATGCAAGGCCCAATAACGCGGGCTAGAGATACAGGAATTATTCCTAATACGCTATCACGAGTTCTCATAGTGGCCCATGTTCAAGCTGAAGGCGAACCACTGAACAACAGATAGGAACAAACCGACCACCGGGCGGTTCAATAGAAATTTTGTTTATGGCAATCACATCTAGTATTGGCTTAGGCGATTAGAGCGAGAGCGAAGAGGATCAACCCATTAGCGCCGCTATACACTTGAAGGGCAGGGGCTGCATTGGTGGCGCGTTGTTCAGGGGCTGAAGAGGTCATATCCGCTGTAGTCGTAAGGGGACGGCGGGTACTAGTGGATGTAGTGGAAACCTTAGAAGTGCGGGAAGCAGCACGAGATCCAGAACTGGTAGTCGAGGCTGTAGCAAAAATATCAGCCTCAGCTTTTGAAGTTGAGTTGGAAAGGATGGCTGAAGTGATGTATGTACTGAATTTGGATCCGGGGTTAATAGAGGTACTGGTAGCGCCCGACGATGAGTTTGTGGGGACACTAGctgaagaagcagaaaattgCTGCGACTGGGCGAGGATCCCCGGTTTGCTGGGATCGTCGGATAGAAAGTTGAATTGATATGTATCTCTAGAAGTTTGTCGGAGAATAATCAGCCTCCGAATTCCAGCTATTTAAGAGTTCAGTATGGATGAAATGCGCGTACCCTTCCGGAATCTTCTCGATTGGTTCTGTGCGATATGAACCACTGCTTGTCTTGACACCCCTTGCAACCTTCATAATAAACGGAGGATAAACGCCCAGGTTCGCCAATTCGATGGCGAAGGTCAATGGATCAGTGCTGTTTAGAGTACACAGTCAGGCCAAATCATTCTCATTTTAGTGGCCGTCTCACTTGGTAGAAGTCCATGTGATGGTGTGGCTCTTGGATAGATTCCAGGTTGCACCGCTGACTGGACTGGTCACTTGGATTGCTAGTTAACCAGGAAGATATAATCAGCGCTGCTATAAAGGGTATAATGAGGATGGGACGTTCTCGCACCAGCGGCAGCGGCGGTGAGTGTCAAAAGGGACACGCCAAACTTGAAAGACATTGCTGTAAACGGAAACCTTCCGTAAATTCTGGAAGCGATGGACAGAATATTATGCTAGTAAAGGACGTATCGGAATCCAGACAGAATCTATCATACAAAGTAACGAGATCGGGCTGCTGAGATGAACATGATAGAGAGATGAGGCTGTCTTGATACAGAGCAAAAAGCAGACAACAAGACAGACGACGACGGAGGCAATCGCATCCAGAGGAAGCAGGCACCTTGCATGGgcagctcttcttcttctctgctcCGGTGGAAGCTGCACCGGACGCCGCACCGCCTTGCGCATCCAGCACAAAAAGGATGAGAAGAAGTACACAAAGTACATCATTGAACCCGCTATGCCAAAACATTTCCATACATGGACGTTTGATATCGGATAGTCATGATGTAACTAGATGGTCTGGAAACgcagcttcaacaagcaCATACGACCATAGGAAGTGGAGAAcagggcttcccgtccgctcaGCCGTACTTAAACCACTTGCCGGCCGGCTAGTAGTTGGGTGggtgaccaccagcgaatcccGGCTGTTGTATGTTTTTTTCTAGGTAGATATATGtttttctcccttcctcCGGCAACTCGAGGTTTGCAGAGCTTGGGGAATAACGGGGTGGATTGCGTTGAGACTGACCGCTCGGGTAGCTTCTTCcaaaaattgaaaagaattgGACTGACGCACCGTATTCTC
This window harbors:
- a CDS encoding uncharacterized protein (EggNog:ENOG410PY05~BUSCO:8599at33183); its protein translation is MESPGGIPLSLTVLKFSYVTTTTDRTSPLGWTHISGGVDLRAVFGRTQVRENGSSWTTGSPTLKVLRGLDVLEDLDLDALAREAVASSSSQIQISSSKAPIAVLVKSPCLAIRYPTRVNQIRRFQLKFTSDADYRKAVSILSEVGCPITESTAGSFPPSTAFLTRPNTASWPHSTASPVLGMPSSQAGSHSIRAVPATVPETRPSTIGSSSALGTTQPSRNTQVMNKNARSEYENSSERPSTAPIFLDAGSLIEQLPPKRELPFAKPQRRQQRYIPPKQTMGITANSIDLRLNPQTHGGETPPPESSIQASMTRLDSGGIQSPVARSAMDSIAKSDVFSTGTSTSFTPSSISTLGAALEIASDAAPVKAAQSILAESRTSTELDGRPNPARSAVQLLPQTSNLSYSASSNPPQIPSQQSHIDSQPNISTVPVTSNLLTTTDLSSYLSTPTTERSALVESWVCQQLESDGFLALCQDVECVWKRIAFGL
- the RSC9 gene encoding Chromatin structure-remodeling complex protein rsc9 (EggNog:ENOG410PM7M~COG:S~BUSCO:2845at33183) — its product is MSFSRQQLETDGRYFAESLSAAYSQSGRVYSWPLNPALGWRIGNKRVSPQALFREVGRRGGYHQASVDKRHWWAIAQAVGIVAGAAGALSFHVKRLYEERLLDLEARTVGFVGPQAVAAPAPPPPPPPPPPPSLPPPPLPHPPQAASFDPPSFPPSSSTMATPAAEPAPSEARGDSRPPTPDPGPPTIVLDRTGGDIYHRSYMGLKSRIPEEVEQGLYHLVRLSDIHQEVLLFDEYSGLAEALLQQILTIGELVHGISWEPNYDYAYFNDEYKANARFDDLCAEGTFDLLDRLRRLEVIFPQADVLDDETNTKLRLVNEAALVLRNMCQVDLNAHFLKELPLARDTATIVLKLPPMPVFNEMKNHMLEVVSEACLWWPLWDNDHLFCTLMLYLDSKDRFHLLTALKALVMFSYELEGIKKFGLAKSVFTTLIDYLYLEQDPELMSAVLDFIYQYVCEPDNVAFILENFDLPTTLIPRLVALLLYDAERQHEIRVYADEQKRPTPTRITIPPERCVNSLLGFQEPERTARWAQCVFQEDSEGEIAQRAVWVAYQQTFTDFLKPEHSPLLPAPDFINTVTHAFSIARARVINEGEQGQKFVIQGIRPRDVCRDMNGFPYYYCKWRVPKNPKPAASDELPALPPNADAGKAQGASVADGQGTASSSQSSAPTPPTNYRPSTAEDEKNEQPAPGRAWEKATVAGAPVYPQGPPKPRNPENDKRLADETPARIPQYLELSDLSITGHSMNHPDLEYCNRVWVDPEKYRKHVLCVHMGIRNSTDGNWYPFDRFKKVPNPVCHFDKCEEFEKPTKNLNLVAAHVSGHLPPLINMEDTPLEWGRPFFYPKRFIRWDYFATPQDENKEPYGIAYKALLIMRNILQNTPRTKPKGRFEGTESWGVALYYSRRARLLEVADLNPTLRKEIFDFVNDIDNSRWGFIFEL
- a CDS encoding uncharacterized protein (SECRETED:SignalP(1-18)~EggNog:ENOG410PT9V~COG:S), which encodes MSFKFGVSLLTLTAAAAAIQVTSPVSGATWNLSKSHTITWTSTNTDPLTFAIELANLGVYPPFIMKVARGVKTSSGSYRTEPIEKIPEGDTYQFNFLSDDPSKPGILAQSQQFSASSASVPTNSSSGATSTSINPGSKFTSTTSSGSRAASRTSKVSTTSTSTRRPLTTTADMTSSAPEQRATNAAPALQVYSGANGLILFALALIA